The Hyphococcus flavus genome contains a region encoding:
- a CDS encoding 3-hydroxyacyl-CoA dehydrogenase NAD-binding domain-containing protein, with the protein MKKTVCVGVGSIGRAWAVVFAKAGHEVALYDANADVLNEVKERIESTLGDLEAAGLLHDAHSAINNIRIAETLEDALVDAVYVQESVRELLEVKRATFEEIACYAPEDAIIASSTSAIAGSLFMEGLRNSANCLVAHPTNPPFLTTLTELCPTSSTSIATLKAAKKFLTGCGQATVTLKKEITGYALNRLQAAVVAEALYLVGEGYLSAPDLDDVMTRGLGMRWCFMGPFLTGHLNAPTGYAQYMNMYGDAYRSIVRDLRTDYEWTPRLFKKVQDQIAGGEETADVASQQAWRDRRLMLLIKHLEEADRIEPRKGQIYEA; encoded by the coding sequence ATGAAAAAGACCGTATGTGTAGGTGTTGGGTCTATAGGGCGAGCGTGGGCTGTCGTATTTGCAAAAGCCGGTCATGAAGTTGCGCTTTATGACGCCAATGCTGATGTCCTTAATGAGGTTAAGGAGCGAATTGAATCGACATTAGGTGACCTGGAGGCTGCGGGCCTTCTGCATGACGCGCACTCGGCGATCAACAATATTCGAATAGCTGAAACTCTCGAAGATGCTCTTGTTGACGCCGTTTATGTTCAGGAAAGCGTACGCGAACTGTTGGAAGTAAAACGAGCGACATTTGAAGAAATTGCATGTTACGCACCTGAAGATGCGATTATAGCAAGTTCGACATCCGCTATCGCCGGTTCGCTTTTTATGGAAGGTTTACGGAATTCTGCGAATTGTTTGGTTGCGCACCCAACTAACCCGCCTTTCTTGACGACTCTTACAGAGCTGTGTCCAACCTCCTCTACCAGTATTGCAACACTGAAAGCTGCGAAGAAATTTCTCACCGGCTGTGGCCAAGCAACCGTTACTCTAAAGAAAGAAATAACCGGGTACGCACTAAACCGACTACAGGCCGCCGTTGTAGCTGAGGCGCTATATCTCGTCGGTGAGGGGTATCTGTCAGCGCCGGACCTTGATGATGTGATGACGCGCGGGCTGGGTATGCGATGGTGTTTCATGGGACCGTTTCTGACGGGGCACCTAAACGCGCCAACGGGTTACGCTCAGTATATGAATATGTATGGTGACGCCTACCGTAGTATAGTCCGGGATTTGCGCACTGATTATGAATGGACGCCACGTCTTTTCAAAAAAGTGCAGGATCAAATTGCTGGCGGTGAAGAGACGGCGGACGTTGCTAGTCAGCAAGCATGGCGAGATCGCCGTTTGATGCTCCTCATTAAACATCTTGAAGAAGCAGACCGTATTGAACCGAGAAAGGGGCAGATCTATGAAGCGTAA
- a CDS encoding alpha/beta fold hydrolase produces MRVEVDGIRIFFEVAGFSLEADGPEFRKRPTLVALHGGPGWDHSASRDALAVLSEFCQVIFYDHRAHGRSDGWEDISRQTLDQWGDDVAAFCDALEIEKPFILGTSFGGMVAQSYAVRHPDHASGVILNSTSAKFVLDDVCETFRRVVGEDAEHIARQAFTTGTPESLERYYERCLPKYSTDPMPPDKKARIIYNEELIRRLLSPGGALRQMDFLPKLGSITCPVLVLGGRDDPICPPQAATAIAEAIGKNAELHIIEGCRHGIVQENPEIGAVLVKDFLDRVFSPRA; encoded by the coding sequence ATGAGGGTCGAAGTCGACGGAATTCGTATCTTTTTTGAAGTCGCAGGGTTTTCTTTGGAAGCAGATGGTCCTGAGTTTCGTAAGCGTCCAACGCTGGTAGCATTGCATGGCGGCCCAGGTTGGGATCATTCCGCCAGCCGTGACGCGCTCGCGGTACTCTCCGAGTTTTGTCAAGTGATTTTTTATGACCACCGCGCCCACGGCCGTTCTGATGGGTGGGAAGATATCAGCCGTCAGACACTTGATCAGTGGGGTGACGATGTGGCGGCGTTTTGCGATGCATTGGAAATAGAGAAGCCTTTCATATTGGGCACGTCATTCGGTGGTATGGTGGCGCAAAGTTATGCCGTTCGCCATCCCGATCATGCATCCGGCGTTATCCTGAACAGTACCTCTGCAAAATTTGTTCTTGATGATGTCTGCGAAACTTTTCGCAGAGTTGTGGGTGAAGACGCCGAGCATATAGCGCGACAGGCGTTCACCACCGGTACGCCAGAATCGCTTGAGCGATACTATGAGCGATGCCTGCCTAAATACAGTACTGACCCCATGCCGCCAGATAAAAAGGCGCGGATCATTTACAATGAGGAATTGATCCGGCGCCTTTTATCCCCTGGAGGGGCGTTACGGCAGATGGACTTCCTTCCTAAGCTTGGCTCTATCACCTGTCCGGTGCTGGTGCTTGGCGGTAGAGACGACCCTATTTGTCCGCCCCAAGCGGCTACCGCGATTGCGGAGGCGATCGGAAAAAATGCAGAGCTTCATATTATTGAGGGATGCCGTCATGGGATTGTGCAGGAAAATCCCGAAATTGGCGCAGTCTTAGTCAAAGATTTTCTCGACCGCGTATTCAGTCCGCGCGCATGA
- a CDS encoding DUF2817 domain-containing protein, whose amino-acid sequence MSGHFSESVTDAHQKFVASAEAAGAEIELRRHPLKGPSGEDLCMAAARLGPASARRVLLVNSGTHGVEGYAGSALQIGYLDSFDASRLPADAAVLLVHLVNPWGAAWDRRENEDNIDVFRNFVYSTPPFPDNPEYRYLDDAINPSSWTDDTLRRADEKIKAYITAHGKDAFIALFRQGQHFNAKGLTYHGRGPCWSKQTFDSVAYKMIPNVQLGVCVDIHTGFGDFGDGLVIMYRSQGKERIEFSRHVYGEVYIAGDDALIPQHGSMPYDILSHAPFAQIHCVGLEFGTYDLMQEIDLFRRINFIFAYEDPLRREAELARGKMRELLYPASSEWRSSVLARGKEVLRNAELAVASWDGAA is encoded by the coding sequence ATGAGTGGTCATTTTTCAGAATCGGTCACTGATGCGCACCAAAAATTTGTAGCCAGCGCTGAGGCTGCAGGTGCTGAGATAGAGCTCCGGCGGCATCCGCTTAAAGGCCCGTCTGGAGAAGATTTGTGTATGGCGGCGGCCCGGCTTGGCCCGGCTTCTGCGCGGCGCGTGTTGCTTGTTAATTCAGGTACGCACGGTGTTGAGGGGTATGCCGGGTCCGCTCTGCAAATTGGTTATTTAGATTCATTTGATGCTTCACGTTTGCCTGCCGACGCCGCAGTTTTGCTGGTTCATTTAGTTAACCCTTGGGGTGCGGCATGGGACAGGCGAGAAAACGAAGACAACATAGATGTGTTTCGCAATTTTGTTTATTCCACGCCGCCGTTCCCCGACAATCCCGAATACCGTTATCTGGATGATGCTATAAACCCGTCCTCATGGACTGATGACACGCTGCGTAGAGCGGATGAGAAAATCAAAGCGTATATTACGGCTCATGGGAAAGACGCTTTTATCGCGCTATTTCGTCAAGGTCAGCACTTCAATGCTAAAGGCTTAACCTATCATGGCAGGGGACCTTGTTGGTCCAAGCAGACATTTGATTCCGTTGCGTACAAAATGATTCCTAATGTGCAACTTGGAGTTTGTGTTGATATTCATACTGGCTTTGGCGATTTCGGTGACGGTTTGGTCATTATGTATCGCAGCCAAGGTAAAGAACGCATCGAGTTTTCCAGGCACGTTTATGGCGAAGTATATATTGCTGGCGATGATGCGCTCATACCGCAGCATGGAAGCATGCCATATGACATACTCAGTCACGCGCCATTTGCGCAAATCCATTGCGTTGGGCTTGAGTTTGGCACTTATGACTTGATGCAAGAGATAGATCTCTTTCGTCGCATCAATTTCATTTTTGCTTATGAGGACCCTCTACGCCGAGAAGCAGAACTGGCGCGTGGTAAAATGCGAGAGCTTTTATACCCTGCTTCTAGTGAATGGCGTTCGTCAGTGCTTGCCCGCGGCAAAGAAGTATTGAGAAATGCGGAACTTGCGGTCGCAAGCTGGGACGGGGCTGCGTGA
- a CDS encoding SDR family oxidoreductase, with the protein MGTGNAQSVVITGAGSGIGLATAKLFADRGAHVHICDVSESAVREVLKNDSRITGTVCDVGDPEGVARFFIEALDVNGCVDVLINNAGIGGGSGVAEEIDLEDWANTLRINLSGSFYCIREALKLMKPKGAGCIVNISTASVTVALPNRSAYIASKAGLQGLTRALAREVGPFGIRCNAILPGLIDNPRGRKLVQKFAANAGETVEDTEARFLKYVSMRTWIKPEEVGRVAWFLASDEALHVSGQCIGVCGNVEWEE; encoded by the coding sequence ATGGGAACCGGCAACGCGCAATCTGTTGTTATTACCGGCGCCGGGTCAGGGATTGGTCTGGCGACAGCGAAGCTATTTGCTGATAGGGGCGCTCACGTTCATATTTGTGACGTTAGCGAGAGCGCTGTTCGCGAAGTTCTAAAAAATGATTCTCGTATTACGGGCACCGTTTGTGATGTTGGCGATCCAGAAGGGGTGGCGCGGTTTTTCATTGAAGCGCTTGATGTAAATGGTTGTGTTGATGTCCTTATCAATAATGCAGGCATCGGCGGCGGTTCGGGGGTGGCGGAGGAAATCGATCTCGAAGATTGGGCGAATACCTTAAGAATTAATCTTTCCGGTTCATTTTACTGTATTCGTGAAGCGCTTAAACTTATGAAGCCAAAAGGCGCTGGCTGCATCGTGAATATCTCCACTGCGTCAGTCACGGTCGCACTCCCAAACCGTTCTGCTTACATCGCTTCCAAGGCGGGACTACAGGGCCTAACGCGAGCCTTGGCGCGAGAAGTTGGGCCGTTTGGAATTCGCTGTAATGCAATTCTTCCAGGCCTTATTGACAATCCGCGAGGACGAAAACTTGTTCAAAAATTTGCAGCGAACGCGGGAGAAACAGTTGAGGACACAGAAGCGCGATTTCTAAAATATGTGTCTATGCGTACATGGATCAAGCCCGAAGAAGTTGGCCGGGTCGCATGGTTTTTAGCTTCTGATGAGGCGCTTCATGTAAGCGGGCAGTGTATTGGCGTCTGCGGGAATGTAGAATGGGAAGAATAA
- a CDS encoding aspartate aminotransferase family protein: MDVFEQWESDVRGYCRIFPTVFKSASNARQVDENGRSYIDFFGGAGVLNFGHNNMRMKKAIIEFLESDGVAHSLDMSTTAKRDFIEAFVETIMKPRSMNYKLQFTGPTGTNAVEAALKIARRVTGRRSVIAFSHGFHGMTLGSLACTANDYFRNAAGVPLENVTRLSFGHPLDGMAEAYADSSSGLDQPAAILVETIQAEGGVNVATREWLKELQQFAKDTGALFIIDDIQAGCGRTGDYFSFDGMGLDPDVICLAKGIGGFGTPLAMNMIKPEHDKHWSPGEHTGTFRGQGISFVAGREALRYFEDGSFLDGVKTKGARMNERLQDIAKQHSVHWFEVRGAGMIQGLDTKDGELSKKVVAACFENGLLIGGCGTAGRVLKLIPPLTISDDDLNEGIDILENAINKVAEAA, translated from the coding sequence ATGGATGTGTTCGAGCAATGGGAATCAGATGTGCGCGGTTACTGCAGGATCTTTCCTACTGTGTTCAAGTCCGCCTCAAATGCACGTCAGGTTGATGAGAACGGCCGTTCTTACATTGACTTTTTCGGCGGCGCCGGAGTTTTGAATTTCGGCCATAATAATATGCGCATGAAAAAAGCGATTATCGAATTCCTGGAATCGGATGGCGTCGCACACAGTCTTGATATGTCAACAACTGCTAAACGTGACTTCATTGAAGCGTTTGTAGAAACGATCATGAAACCACGAAGCATGAACTATAAATTACAGTTTACAGGTCCGACGGGAACAAACGCCGTTGAGGCCGCGTTGAAAATCGCCCGGCGCGTCACCGGCCGGCGATCGGTCATTGCTTTCAGTCACGGATTTCACGGCATGACGCTTGGTTCTCTCGCCTGCACGGCTAATGACTATTTCAGGAACGCGGCTGGAGTGCCGTTGGAAAATGTAACGCGGCTGTCTTTTGGACACCCTCTGGATGGTATGGCTGAGGCTTACGCTGATAGTTCATCAGGGCTCGATCAACCAGCGGCGATCTTAGTGGAAACAATCCAGGCGGAAGGCGGGGTCAATGTTGCGACGCGCGAATGGTTGAAAGAGTTGCAACAATTCGCGAAAGATACAGGGGCGCTCTTTATTATCGACGACATTCAAGCCGGATGTGGCCGGACAGGCGACTACTTCAGTTTCGACGGCATGGGACTTGATCCGGACGTCATTTGTTTAGCGAAGGGCATAGGCGGCTTCGGCACGCCGCTGGCCATGAATATGATTAAGCCTGAACATGACAAACACTGGTCGCCTGGCGAACATACGGGCACTTTTCGTGGGCAAGGAATCTCATTTGTCGCTGGCCGTGAAGCGTTGCGGTATTTCGAAGATGGTTCATTTCTTGACGGCGTAAAAACAAAAGGCGCGCGCATGAATGAAAGGCTGCAAGATATCGCCAAGCAGCACTCCGTTCATTGGTTTGAAGTGCGCGGCGCCGGCATGATCCAGGGGCTGGATACAAAAGATGGCGAGCTGTCAAAAAAGGTTGTGGCGGCGTGTTTTGAGAACGGCTTGCTCATTGGCGGGTGCGGCACCGCCGGTCGGGTTCTGAAGCTTATTCCGCCGCTGACGATTTCTGACGACGATTTGAATGAGGGCATAGATATTCTTGAAAACGCGATCAACAAAGTTGCGGAGGCGGCATGA
- a CDS encoding TetR/AcrR family transcriptional regulator, with the protein MKTSGGKISALPTKRGKSGPSQPQQERSAETRQRLIEATIECFAKYGFSDTTTSLIAKTAGVTRGAYLHHFGSREQLLTEAFGHLLNNVMGELEKRIIVLFQENRQSEILDEIWKAGFEDWLYPGFELLLHCRHDPEMRRYWMAHSAKFLVWRRRIFSNLTDGEVQEDSDMMHLADGFLDLLRGMALMDVVRTKATTRAQLDFWRGVFEREVAHILSNSQNSKTNKSDNVEK; encoded by the coding sequence GTGAAGACCTCAGGTGGTAAAATTAGCGCATTGCCCACAAAGCGCGGCAAGTCAGGCCCGTCGCAGCCTCAACAGGAGCGAAGCGCAGAAACGCGTCAGCGTCTTATTGAGGCGACTATAGAATGTTTTGCTAAATACGGTTTCAGCGACACCACAACTTCATTAATTGCAAAAACGGCAGGCGTAACGCGCGGCGCCTATCTCCATCATTTTGGCTCTCGCGAACAGCTTCTCACAGAAGCGTTCGGGCATCTTCTTAACAATGTCATGGGAGAATTGGAAAAGCGCATCATCGTTCTTTTCCAGGAAAACCGGCAAAGTGAAATTCTCGATGAGATCTGGAAAGCAGGCTTTGAAGACTGGCTCTATCCCGGTTTTGAACTTCTATTGCATTGTCGTCACGACCCCGAAATGCGCCGCTACTGGATGGCGCATTCTGCAAAGTTTCTTGTGTGGCGGCGGCGTATTTTCAGCAACCTGACTGATGGTGAAGTGCAGGAAGACTCCGACATGATGCACTTGGCGGACGGCTTTCTGGACCTTCTTCGAGGGATGGCTTTGATGGATGTTGTTCGCACTAAAGCGACAACCCGGGCGCAGCTTGATTTCTGGCGCGGCGTATTCGAGCGGGAAGTCGCCCATATTCTCAGTAATTCGCAAAACTCCAAAACTAACAAATCCGACAACGTAGAGAAATGA
- a CDS encoding spinster family MFS transporter, translated as MTALGSKQAYPPPAQAWRAAIILSVLYTISNVDRQVIGLLLQPIKDDLQVGDTEMGLLGGFAFAIFYTVMGLPIARLADKTSRRAVIFVGVVFWSVATVFCGLARNFTQLFIGRIGVGVGEAALSPASYSLLSDYFPPSKLGRAMSVYVLGAATGFGLAYFAGGALYGYFAGLGSFHIPVVGEIKPWQATFIAVGAPGIALAFLMTLIKEPERRSSCIADVGAHTPTPTQGGALLPFLKGNWKILAMHFAGISGFNIAAYGFNLWLPAHFIREFGWSPAQVGVTFGGYFLILGVASILIAGRLADQVKVGEGRVVSYFRLMALWTLISVPCLASVALVPTAALAMVVLAPCLFLAAGPTVFAPAVLQLIAPNTVRAQVSALYLFVVNIMGIGLGPLLIGLITDFGFGDPAMLKWSISIVCGGGAALAFIFLFAGVRLARRSFQIEDEAGFEGAVAS; from the coding sequence ATGACCGCGCTCGGAAGCAAACAAGCCTACCCGCCGCCGGCCCAAGCCTGGAGGGCGGCAATAATACTGAGCGTGCTCTACACGATTTCAAATGTAGACCGTCAGGTAATCGGCTTGTTGCTGCAGCCTATCAAAGACGATTTGCAGGTTGGCGATACAGAGATGGGGTTGCTTGGCGGCTTTGCGTTCGCGATTTTTTATACAGTTATGGGTCTGCCGATTGCACGCCTCGCAGATAAAACCAGTCGGCGTGCTGTTATTTTTGTCGGCGTCGTATTTTGGAGTGTGGCGACAGTCTTTTGCGGTCTGGCGCGAAATTTCACACAATTGTTTATTGGTCGCATAGGTGTTGGCGTTGGCGAGGCTGCATTATCCCCCGCTTCGTACTCATTGCTGTCTGACTATTTTCCGCCGTCAAAACTTGGCCGCGCCATGAGTGTTTATGTTCTTGGTGCTGCAACCGGTTTTGGGCTCGCCTATTTCGCAGGAGGCGCGCTTTACGGTTATTTTGCAGGCTTGGGCTCTTTTCATATTCCAGTTGTGGGTGAAATAAAGCCCTGGCAAGCGACGTTCATCGCTGTTGGCGCGCCCGGAATTGCGCTCGCATTCCTGATGACCTTGATCAAGGAACCAGAAAGACGTTCTAGCTGTATTGCAGATGTAGGCGCACACACACCCACACCCACACAAGGGGGCGCACTCTTACCATTCCTGAAGGGGAATTGGAAAATTCTGGCAATGCACTTCGCCGGTATCTCAGGCTTCAATATCGCTGCTTATGGATTCAACTTGTGGCTGCCCGCACATTTTATCCGCGAATTTGGGTGGTCGCCGGCGCAGGTTGGCGTGACGTTTGGCGGGTATTTTCTCATTCTTGGCGTGGCGAGCATATTAATTGCTGGCCGATTAGCGGACCAAGTGAAAGTCGGCGAGGGCAGAGTCGTATCTTATTTTCGATTGATGGCGTTGTGGACGTTGATTTCGGTTCCATGTCTTGCGTCGGTTGCGCTCGTGCCAACAGCCGCTTTGGCGATGGTGGTATTGGCGCCATGCCTGTTTCTTGCGGCGGGTCCTACGGTTTTTGCGCCGGCAGTACTTCAGTTAATTGCGCCAAACACAGTGCGAGCGCAGGTGTCTGCTCTTTATCTGTTTGTTGTCAACATAATGGGAATTGGTCTCGGGCCGTTACTCATTGGCCTTATCACTGATTTTGGTTTTGGGGACCCGGCAATGCTGAAGTGGTCAATCAGCATTGTTTGCGGCGGAGGCGCGGCGCTCGCCTTCATCTTTTTGTTTGCAGGCGTGCGGTTGGCGAGAAGGTCTTTTCAAATAGAAGACGAGGCGGGCTTTGAAGGAGCGGTTGCGTCATGA
- the doeA gene encoding ectoine hydrolase: MRQRDDMTFPMEEYERRISELRARMSERLLDAVIISDPENIMYLTDYQTTGYSFFQALIVPLDGECFMITRNMEESNVHARTWVEKTRPYPDNGDAIQRLVESLREFGLWDATIGYERNSYFLPAYQQDRIRTAFTSGLLIDCFGIVEEGRLCKSPAEIEVMKKAAVATEAGMRAAYDMIEPGVTENEIGAAISQAMFNAGGEPPAVMPYVTSGPRSMIGHATWEGRKVQPGEHVFLELGGCYRRYHTAMMRTVVLDELSPAMEVAQWRMMESLRQVEDAIRPGLTVSDADNIIRDIINSGDHGGHLITRSGYSIGIAFPPSWDEGYILSLMQGDSRILKEGMTFHIIPWIWGVEGDKTVGISDTIYVTEDGCESFFTLDREFVVRPEKSATASNVHSISGDA, translated from the coding sequence ATGAGACAGCGCGATGACATGACCTTCCCTATGGAAGAGTATGAGCGGCGTATTTCAGAGCTTAGAGCGCGCATGAGCGAGAGGCTCTTGGACGCAGTGATCATCTCTGATCCGGAGAACATAATGTATCTCACGGATTATCAGACGACCGGTTATTCCTTCTTTCAGGCGTTGATCGTGCCTTTGGATGGCGAGTGTTTCATGATCACGCGAAATATGGAGGAGTCCAACGTTCATGCGCGGACGTGGGTCGAAAAAACCCGGCCATATCCTGATAATGGTGATGCAATTCAGCGGCTCGTGGAGTCGTTGCGTGAATTCGGTCTGTGGGACGCCACGATCGGGTATGAGCGGAACAGTTATTTTCTTCCTGCTTACCAGCAAGACCGTATCCGAACCGCATTTACCAGCGGGCTGTTGATCGACTGTTTCGGCATCGTTGAGGAAGGACGTTTGTGCAAATCGCCCGCAGAAATTGAGGTGATGAAAAAAGCCGCTGTAGCGACAGAAGCGGGCATGCGCGCGGCTTACGACATGATTGAACCCGGCGTCACAGAAAATGAAATTGGCGCTGCAATAAGCCAGGCGATGTTTAATGCAGGCGGGGAGCCGCCGGCTGTCATGCCGTATGTCACATCCGGCCCGCGTTCGATGATCGGTCACGCAACGTGGGAAGGTCGCAAGGTTCAGCCTGGTGAGCATGTGTTCTTGGAGCTTGGCGGTTGTTACAGGCGGTATCACACGGCGATGATGCGCACCGTTGTGCTTGACGAGTTATCGCCAGCCATGGAAGTCGCCCAGTGGCGAATGATGGAATCGCTCCGGCAGGTTGAAGACGCCATTCGTCCCGGGCTGACGGTTTCCGATGCGGATAATATCATTCGCGACATCATCAACAGCGGCGATCATGGCGGGCATCTGATTACTCGCTCGGGTTACTCTATCGGCATTGCGTTCCCGCCGAGCTGGGATGAGGGCTATATTCTAAGTCTCATGCAGGGTGATTCCCGCATCCTGAAAGAAGGAATGACATTTCACATTATACCATGGATATGGGGTGTCGAAGGCGACAAGACCGTCGGCATCTCAGACACGATTTATGTCACCGAGGACGGATGCGAATCTTTTTTCACGCTTGATCGTGAATTTGTCGTACGTCCTGAAAAGAGTGCGACTGCGTCCAATGTTCATTCCATTTCTGGCGATGCTTAA
- a CDS encoding 3-keto-5-aminohexanoate cleavage protein gives MKRKVIITCAVTGNAPFNPKHPNFPVTPKQIAEACIEAANAGAAIVHIHARDPETTHGVFDVALFKEIVHRVRSSGVDILINLSAGGGAFFLPDPENEAVGLPESDMRDVEGRIEHLVECLPDIASIDVTTGNQVEGDMEFVYLNTTRTLRGMAKRFMELGVKPELEAFQPGDVLFANQLIEEGLVEGTPMMQFVLGVKWGAPSTPETVMYMRNLAPKNAVWTAMGIAREEFSTAAQSVLLGGHVRVGLEDNLYLDRGVFATNGQLVERAVRIIEDVGCSPASPSEARELLGISKVSA, from the coding sequence ATGAAGCGTAAAGTCATTATTACGTGCGCGGTTACCGGCAATGCGCCATTTAACCCAAAGCATCCCAATTTCCCGGTAACGCCAAAGCAGATTGCAGAGGCGTGTATTGAGGCAGCGAATGCTGGCGCCGCAATCGTGCATATTCATGCGCGAGATCCGGAAACGACGCATGGCGTGTTTGATGTTGCCCTGTTTAAAGAGATTGTCCATCGTGTCCGAAGTAGCGGCGTCGATATCTTGATTAACTTATCGGCAGGGGGCGGGGCCTTTTTCTTGCCTGACCCAGAGAACGAAGCAGTTGGATTGCCGGAAAGTGATATGCGTGATGTTGAAGGCCGAATTGAACACTTGGTTGAGTGTCTCCCTGATATCGCCTCCATAGACGTAACGACTGGCAATCAGGTCGAAGGCGATATGGAGTTCGTGTATCTGAACACGACGCGTACTCTACGCGGCATGGCGAAGCGCTTTATGGAGCTTGGCGTGAAGCCCGAACTCGAAGCGTTCCAGCCGGGTGATGTTCTTTTTGCCAATCAACTTATTGAAGAAGGGCTCGTTGAAGGCACGCCAATGATGCAGTTCGTCCTTGGCGTAAAATGGGGTGCGCCATCGACACCGGAAACGGTCATGTACATGCGCAATCTTGCGCCGAAAAACGCAGTCTGGACTGCAATGGGGATTGCTCGTGAAGAATTTTCAACCGCTGCTCAGTCTGTTCTCCTAGGCGGCCACGTACGCGTTGGTCTTGAAGATAATCTCTATCTTGATCGCGGTGTCTTCGCCACCAATGGCCAGCTTGTAGAGCGCGCAGTTCGCATAATTGAAGATGTGGGCTGTTCGCCAGCTTCACCAAGTGAGGCGCGCGAGTTGTTAGGCATCTCAAAAGTTAGTGCATAA
- the doeB2 gene encoding N(2)-acetyl-L-2,4-diaminobutanoate deacetylase DoeB2, producing the protein MSSLPSTFSSEHQDWAAVVNTAVRFRRSLHQDPELSWQETKTAAVIRSALDALGIPWKACADTGTLGFIAQNAKGRRIALRADIDALPIVEQSGREWCSTTQGVMHACGHDGHAATLMATAAWLKLHEDQLPGPVTLLYQPAEEGGHGAKRMIEDGALHDVDMIFGWHNWPGIPFGKAVCPDGVVMAGNGTFKISLLGKGGHASQPQACRDPVLAASAVTLALQQIVSRRLQPQSAVVVSVTSINAPSGDTIIPDKAELGGSIRLASAADRQEVNELITEIAKSAASAYGVEAIVEHFSRYDATVNHADAAALMRQALLDELGDGWNSADTPIPIMASEDFSYYLKERPGAFALIGADDGEPNHRVSCHSPEYDFNDGLIPVVTGVYSRLAGILPDRGRDNQE; encoded by the coding sequence ATGTCCTCGCTTCCATCTACCTTTTCAAGCGAACATCAGGACTGGGCCGCAGTTGTAAATACTGCGGTGCGATTTCGCCGATCCCTACATCAAGATCCAGAATTAAGCTGGCAAGAAACCAAAACAGCCGCCGTCATAAGGAGTGCGTTGGATGCGCTTGGCATCCCGTGGAAGGCGTGTGCTGACACCGGGACACTAGGTTTTATAGCGCAAAATGCAAAAGGTCGGCGGATCGCGCTGCGTGCAGACATTGATGCGCTGCCGATTGTGGAACAAAGCGGGCGCGAATGGTGTTCAACAACACAAGGTGTGATGCATGCCTGCGGGCATGATGGTCATGCCGCTACACTAATGGCTACGGCTGCGTGGCTGAAACTTCATGAGGATCAACTGCCGGGACCTGTCACTTTACTGTATCAGCCAGCGGAAGAAGGCGGTCATGGGGCCAAGCGAATGATTGAAGATGGCGCGCTCCATGATGTTGACATGATTTTCGGCTGGCATAACTGGCCGGGGATACCGTTTGGAAAGGCTGTATGTCCCGACGGAGTTGTCATGGCGGGCAACGGCACGTTCAAAATTTCGCTTCTCGGCAAAGGCGGACACGCGAGTCAGCCGCAGGCCTGTCGAGACCCGGTCCTGGCGGCGTCAGCAGTGACGCTCGCTTTACAACAAATTGTAAGCCGGCGTTTGCAGCCACAATCTGCAGTCGTGGTCAGTGTTACTTCTATCAATGCGCCGAGCGGCGACACAATTATTCCCGACAAAGCGGAGCTAGGCGGCAGCATTCGGTTGGCGAGTGCTGCAGACCGGCAAGAAGTAAATGAATTGATCACGGAGATCGCAAAAAGTGCTGCTTCTGCTTATGGCGTTGAGGCAATCGTTGAGCACTTTTCGCGATATGATGCGACAGTGAACCATGCTGACGCTGCGGCGTTAATGCGTCAAGCGCTGCTGGATGAGCTTGGGGACGGCTGGAACAGTGCGGACACACCAATTCCTATAATGGCGTCCGAAGACTTCAGTTATTATCTCAAGGAGAGGCCGGGCGCTTTTGCGCTTATTGGCGCTGATGACGGTGAGCCAAATCACCGCGTATCTTGCCACAGTCCTGAATATGATTTTAACGATGGTTTGATACCTGTCGTGACAGGCGTTTATTCGCGTCTGGCTGGAATTTTGCCCGATAGAGGCAGAGACAATCAAGAATAA